Below is a genomic region from Persicimonas caeni.
AGAAATCGGTCCCCTCGATATCGTCGCGAGCGCCGTTGGGACACGAGCACACGTCGCGCTCGTAACAGGCCGCGGCAGCGTATTCTGACGGCAGCGTGTAGGGGTCGCCGTTTTCATCGACGACGAGATCCCAACTCGTACTCAGGTTGTCGACGCTGCCGTTGCAGTCGTCGTCGAGGCCGTTGCACACTTCGGGCATCGCGCCAAACGGCGCGCACGCGGGCGTGCCGCTGTCGCACAAGAACTCGCCCAAATTGCACCGATTGACCTCGTTGGAAATCATCAACTGTTCATCTGCGCATGCACCACCGACGCAGTCGACGTGGCAGAGTCCACCGATATCGAGCCCGCCCGGTGTGTTGTCATCGGCGCCGATCGCCTCGTCGGCTGCGCCGCCGCAGTCATTGTCGAGCCCGTCGCACACCTCCGGCTGCGGCGTGCCGGCCACCGCGTCGCACTCGGGTAGTCCGTCGATGCACTGGATGGTGCCGGTATTGGCGCACTCTCCGACGCCCACAGTGCACGCATCGCCCTCGCCGGTCTTGTCGGCCGGGTTGCCGTTGTCGTTGACGCAGGGCTCGCGCGGCTCGCACACGTCCGTTCCCTGTACACATACCCAATTGCCAACCTGGCAATCACACGCCCCCGGCGGCGGGACCATATCGCCCGCCGAGCAGTTCCCACCCGCCGTTTGAGTGCACATGCACGCACGCGTAATCGAGATGTCGTTTTCGTCGGGATCGCTCAAGTAGCCACTCTTGAGCTTCTGGCAGTAATCGTCGGCGGCGCCGTCGGCCATGTCGAGCAGTCGGATCTGGGTGTGATTCGTCGACGCCCAGGCCCATCCCACGGGCGCGTTGGTCGAACTGGTGTGGTAAATGCGTTGGTTGACCGCTCCGTTGAGCTGAATCTGCAGACAGTCATAGTTGGCGCATCCCTGATTGGGATCGTCCCACTCGGGATTTGCCGGATCGGTCGCCAGCGCACTGATATCGAAGGTGCACGCGATCTGGTTGCTGATCTGGTTGAGCGCGTTCTGAAACTCGGTCTGGTTTTCCGCCTGGTAGCTGCCCGTGCATTTACCCGTCCAGTAGGTCGCATCGTACTGGTAGGTGCCGCTCGCACAGGGGTCGCCGCCATTGGTGCAACTGCCGGTGCCGCCGGCCCCCGCCAAAACGTCGTTGAACGCCTTGTCGGTGCCTCCGCCAAAGCCAATCACGTACAGCGGCGCCGTCGCGCGGTGCTCGCACGCAGCCTGAATCACAGCGCTGCGTGCGTTGTCGGGCTCACCGTCCGTCACCAGAATACCGGCCGCACCGGTGGGCGCGCTCTGAATGGTGGTGCTCAAGTGCGCGGTGTCGATCGCCGTAGCCATGGGCGTGCCGCCCCCCGGCGACGTGTTGTTGAGCACGGCCATGATGTCGGGGTGGCGATCCTCCGCCGCCTCCAGATGAATCGTCGCCCCAGTGCCGTGGAACAATCCCAACCCAAAGCGCACGTCGTCGGGAAGCGCTTGCGTCAGATCGAACGTAATCGCGTCGATGGCCGCGACGGCAGCCTCCCAGAGCGATTGGACCCCATCACAACTGCGCCAACCCAAATATGCGGTGCTGTTGATGGTGTATGTCGAACCCGAACCGCTCAGGTAGTCGGACAGCATCGTCTCGCACATCAGCGCGTCGGTGCACCCGTCGCATACATACTCGTAGCCAACATAGGTGCGCCCATCGATGGAGCCGTCGAAGCTGCAAATATCTCCGCCGCAGGTCTGCGACGGGTTATCCATCGAGCCGCTGCGGTCGAGCATGATCATCGACTGGGGAGGCTCGGCCACGCCGGTCTCGAAGCCGGCCGCCGGCGCACATGTCCCGTCGTCAAAGTTCCAGCCCAGCGCCGGCGAGACGACCAAGAATGCAGCCACCAACGAGAACCAAAAGATCTTTGTGTTCGCTTTACGCCTCATACCGCCACTCCAAGCCTTCGAAAATTCACATTCACTCATCACTCGACACAGGCACTTGCGGCCGCGACCGCCGAAGCTCAGGGCCCGGTGATATCGAACCCGTAGCTAAAGCTGCCGGCTGTGGTCGATTGCTTGTCGATGATGACGAAATAGCTCTCATCACTGACGCCACTCGGCACCGTCCACGCGACCGAACTGTTCGTCCCCGACGCCACGAAGGCTTCTTCGCAGACGATCGACTGCGAGCAACTCGGAGCGATGAAGATGCCGACGTTGGGCCCCGTGTTGATCGTCACCGTCTGACCGGCGTCGAGTCCCTGCAGCTCGAAGATCACTTCACGTCCGGGGGTGGACACCGTGGAGGTATCGACGGTGCACAAACTGTTATTCGAAAAGTCGATATTGGCCTGGTAGGCGCCGAGGTCGCCGCCGAAGCTCGCCGAGCCCGAAACCGCAATGGCGTTCGAGCACAGGCTCCCGGAGCACACTTCGGCGTCGGCGCAGGTGTCGGCACACGCGAATGTCTGGCTGCTCGTGCCGCCGGTGCACACCTCGAAGGTGCCGGCATCACAACGCTCGACGCCCGCCGGACACGTCTCTTCGGCCGCGCTCAACGTGAAATCAAAATCGTTGCCGCGCCCGAGCGTCTGCTCGACGACGAGGTAGACGGTCGTGCCAGCCGCCACTGACAAGTCGTTGTTGCCATCGAAGCAACTGACATCCTCGTCCGCCGGGCTCTCACAGGCGTTCTGGCGGAACTCGAAGACCGCGTCGAACTGTTCGGGGAAATCGCTCTCGAAGCTGACCAGGCTGTCCTGGGCGACGTCGAACTTGTAGACGACCTCGTTGCCACCGCTCGAGCAGGTTGCCGTCAGCACATCACTCGCCTCGGCGGTCGTGCTCGAGACGACAATCGGTGAGTCGAGCGTAAGCGTGCCGAGATCTTCGGCGAGTTGGCATTTGCGCGCAGGCGTCTCCTCCAGGCAGGTGCCGTCCACGCAGACCTCTCCGGCTTGGCAGCTAACCTCTTGACAGCTCGTATCGCCGGGGTCAGCGTCGGCGTCGGGCGCATCCGTCGCAGCGTCACCTTCGCTCAAATCACCGTCGGTGACCGAAGCATCGGCGTCGCCGGTATCGCCGACATCGGGCGCATCGGCATTCCCGGCGTCGAGGCTGACGTCGTTCTCGTTATTCGGCCCTTGCACGCCGCCATTGCCGGGACCGTCTTCCTCACCGCCACATGCGGCTGTACTGCCGACAAAGAGCAACGCCGCAGCGACGATCATCCACCTTCTCGTCATGGATTTCACTCGAGCCTCATCCGAAGCAAATATCTGGTTAGCCGGCAACGCCACGCCGGCGACACTGAGCAACCGCTTTCTCAGAGCAGAACAAACACTCAGGCTCTACTAAACAATTTGTCGAGAACGGGGGTCGACCCCACAAACGAGTATACAGATCTGCCAGTCGCAATGCCAACCTTTGAGGCAAAATATCCCGCCCTGAAGGCCATACAGGGCCACTTCAACGCATCTCCCGCCCCTCTAATTTGAAGAAAAAATTTTATCTTCAGCTAACAACCAAAGACGGCCTTGTATACTACTACAAGATTAGAGGCCAACAATGTGATTCGTGAAGAAAAGGTTCAATTGGAGGTGGGATCGACGTCGAAGAACTCGAACGTTTCACCGGCCCAGTTACGGAAGACGACGTGCTGTCCCCCGTCGGCCGCCTCGCGCGACACGATATATTGGGGCACCAACTCGACCTTTCCGCCGCCGCCGGGCAAGTCGACCACGAAGTCGGGCACGCCCATGCCTCCAATGCGGCCGCGCAGATGGTCGAGGATGGACAGGCCGGTCTTCAGGGGCGTGCGAAAGTGTGTGATCCCCTCGGACATGTCGCACTGCAGGATGTAGTAGGGACGACAGCCATGGGTGAGGAGCTTTCGGTTGAGCTCGAGGACCGTCTCGGGGTCGTCGTTGACGCCTTTGAGGAGAACCATCTGATTGCCGAGCACACAGCCGGCGCGCACGAGTTTGTCGAGGGCGCGACAGGCGTCCTCTCCCAACTCACGCGGATGGTTGAAGTGGGTATGCAGGTAAACGGGCGCGACGTCGGCCAACAACTCGCACAACTCGTCGGTGATGCGCTGCGGCAGCGTCACCGGATTGCGCGTGCCCAGCCGAATGACCTCGACGTGCTCGATAGCGCGCAGGGCGCGCAGAATCTCGGCCAGGCGCGCATCGCTCAACGTCAGCGGATCTCCGCCGGAGACGAGCACGTCGCGCACTTCGGGGGTGTTTCGAATATAGGTCAGCCCAGCTTCGATCTGCGCACGGGAGGCTGCGGTGGTCGGATCGGAGACTTTGCGCTTTCGGGTGCAGTGGCGGCAATAAACCGGACAGTTGTGGCTCACATAAAAGAGCACCCGGTCGGGGTACCGATGAGTGAGCCCCGGCACCGGCATATGGGCCTCTTCGGCGAGGGGGTCTTCGAGCTCGAAGGGCTGCGTTTCGAGCTCTCCCGGCTGCGGCAAGGCCTGCAGACGCACCGGACACCCCGGGTCGCTCGGGTCGATGAGCGAGGCGTAATGCGGCGTCACCGCCACCCGGAACGCCCCACAGCTGTCGGCAAAAGCTCGACGCTCCTCATCGGTCAGCTCGACGACCTGCTCCACCTGCTCGAGCGTGCGCAGGCGGTTTCGCTGCTGCCAATGCCAGTCATTCCACTGCTCACGAGTGACCGACTTCCACAGGGCAGCTCGATTGTCGTAGGTCGAATTCGCCATGAGGCTCAACTCAATGCACGATACGCACACTCGCCACGGTGGGGACGAGCTGTGAGCGAAGGTGGAAGCGCAAGTCGACGTGGCCGACGACCTCTGCGTCGTGGCCGGT
It encodes:
- a CDS encoding KamA family radical SAM protein encodes the protein MANSTYDNRAALWKSVTREQWNDWHWQQRNRLRTLEQVEQVVELTDEERRAFADSCGAFRVAVTPHYASLIDPSDPGCPVRLQALPQPGELETQPFELEDPLAEEAHMPVPGLTHRYPDRVLFYVSHNCPVYCRHCTRKRKVSDPTTAASRAQIEAGLTYIRNTPEVRDVLVSGGDPLTLSDARLAEILRALRAIEHVEVIRLGTRNPVTLPQRITDELCELLADVAPVYLHTHFNHPRELGEDACRALDKLVRAGCVLGNQMVLLKGVNDDPETVLELNRKLLTHGCRPYYILQCDMSEGITHFRTPLKTGLSILDHLRGRIGGMGVPDFVVDLPGGGGKVELVPQYIVSREAADGGQHVVFRNWAGETFEFFDVDPTSN
- a CDS encoding vWA domain-containing protein codes for the protein MRRKANTKIFWFSLVAAFLVVSPALGWNFDDGTCAPAAGFETGVAEPPQSMIMLDRSGSMDNPSQTCGGDICSFDGSIDGRTYVGYEYVCDGCTDALMCETMLSDYLSGSGSTYTINSTAYLGWRSCDGVQSLWEAAVAAIDAITFDLTQALPDDVRFGLGLFHGTGATIHLEAAEDRHPDIMAVLNNTSPGGGTPMATAIDTAHLSTTIQSAPTGAAGILVTDGEPDNARSAVIQAACEHRATAPLYVIGFGGGTDKAFNDVLAGAGGTGSCTNGGDPCASGTYQYDATYWTGKCTGSYQAENQTEFQNALNQISNQIACTFDISALATDPANPEWDDPNQGCANYDCLQIQLNGAVNQRIYHTSSTNAPVGWAWASTNHTQIRLLDMADGAADDYCQKLKSGYLSDPDENDISITRACMCTQTAGGNCSAGDMVPPPGACDCQVGNWVCVQGTDVCEPREPCVNDNGNPADKTGEGDACTVGVGECANTGTIQCIDGLPECDAVAGTPQPEVCDGLDNDCGGAADEAIGADDNTPGGLDIGGLCHVDCVGGACADEQLMISNEVNRCNLGEFLCDSGTPACAPFGAMPEVCNGLDDDCNGSVDNLSTSWDLVVDENGDPYTLPSEYAAAACYERDVCSCPNGARDDIEGTDFSSYVAGWANGSNPPDPTCVCGEGLRP